The Ruegeria sp. SCSIO 43209 genomic interval CGTCCGATCAGCTTGCCATCGGCATAGACGCCTTCGTCAAACATCACCGAGGTGTCGCAGAACGGCAGCTTCAGTGTGACCAGTGTGTTGTATCCACCCTGCTCCTGCTGCTGTTGCAACGCGGCTTTGCCGATGAAATCACGTTCGGCCACCTGCCCGCCGATCTTCTCGGTCATTGCAACGAAACGGCCCAAATCGGCCTCATATGGGGTCAGGTCCTTGCAGATTTCGCGGTTGATTGCGCGATAGGATTTCTCAAGCCGCATCGACTCCAACGCTTCAAGCCCGAAAGGTTTCACACCCGATTTCAGCAGCAAATCAACGAGGTGGCGATTGTACCCGACCGGGTGGTGCAGTTCCCATCCCAACTCACCGGTGTAGGAGACGCGCAACAAGTGCACACCTTTGGCATAGCCCACCTCGCCCATCTGTGCCGACAGCCATGGGAATGCTTCGTTCGACAAATCATTATCGGTCAATGGTTGCAGGATGTCCCGTGCCTTGGGCCCGGCCAGTGCGATCACGCCCAGCTGTTCTGAGATATCCTCGATCACCACCGAGCCATCACCTGGCAGCACGCGCTGTAACTGATCCCAATTGTAGGCTCGCCAGTTCGGCGTCGATATCAGGTAGAAATCGTCGTCGGCATAGCGCACGATTGTGTACTCCGCATCCATGCCGCCCTTATCGTTCAACATCAGCGACAAGGTCATGCGGCCCACCTTGGGCAGCTTGTTGGCCATCAGGCTATCCAGCCATTTGGCGGCACCCGGCCCGCGCACTGTGAACTTGGTCATCGGCGACATTTCGATGAAGCCAGCCTCTTCACGGGTGGTGCGCACCTCTTCCTGAACACGCTCCATATGGTTGGTGCGGCGGAAACTGTGTTCGGGGATCGCCTCTTCGGGCGATTTGGCAAACCAGCGAGGAAATTCGTAGCCGTTAAAGCTGGTCCAAACCGCGCCCTGAGCAGTCAAAAGATCATATGACCCCATGGTCTTCATCGGGCGCGCATCCGGGAAGTCCTCACCCGGAACATGCGCATCCATATGGGTGCCCCATGTCTCGCGCACCTTATCCATGGTCCAACGTTTTGAGGCGTAGTCCGAGAATCGACGCGGGTCGAGCTCCGACATATCCATGCCCGGATCGCCATCGACGATCCATTTGGCCAAACGGTTACCAACGGTGCCGCCCCAGAGGATGCCACCTGGCATGCCTTCGGCCAGCCAAAGGTTCTCATGCCCCGGTGCGGGTCCGGCCAGAGGCAGCTCGTCCGGGGTCATCTGGAACGGGCCACGGGTGTTGGCCTTGATCCCAACCTCACCCAAGGTTGGCACCCGTTCGATGGCGCGTTCCCATTGGGTTTCCACGGCATCAAAATCCTCGGGCAACAGATCGGCTCCGAACTCGGGCGGGACACGATCCTCGGCAAACAGTTTGAGGTCTTTGGTGAATTCATACGGCCCGAACTGGATCCCGCCCACATCTTCGCGCAGATAAGCGCCGTAGTCCTCATCCCGCAGGATTGGGAATTCGGGCAAGCCTTGCGCCCGGCGCTCTTTCAACAGCGGCACCGTCTCGGTCGTCCAATACTGGTGAACGATCGGGATACATGGCAGGTCCAGCCCCACGCGGCGCGCATTTTCGCGGGCGTAGTTGCCGGTGGCAAAGATCAGATGCTCGCAGGTGATCTCACCCTGATTGGTGGTCACTTTCCAGTGGCCATTGTCCAGCTTCTCATAAGCCTGCGCTTCGGTGTTCTGGTATACCTTGGCGCCGGCATCCCGCGCGAGCTTGGCCAATGCCATGGTAATGTCGGCGGGATTCACATAACCGTCTTCCGTGTGCAGAATACCACCCCGAATATCTGAACTTTGATTCAGCAAGGGATGAATCTCGGCAATCTCCTCCGGCGTCAGCAGTTGGCAGGGCACGCCTGCAGCTTCGGCAATCGAGATATAGGACTGGAACTCATCCCAGCGCTTTTCGGTATTGGCGACCCGCAGTTGTCCTACCTTACGCAGCCCGACCGAACTGCCCATCTTCTCTTCCACCTCGGTGTAGATGCGGATGGTTTCCATCGTCATCTTCGACACGTTGTGCGACCGCACAAAGGTTACTAGCAAACCAGCCGCATGCCACGTCGAACCCGAGGTCAGTGTGGTGCGTTCCAGCATAACGGCATCAGAGCATCCATGTTCGGTCAGCCCATATAGAATTGACGCCCCGACGCATCCGCCACCGACAACCACGACTTTTGCATGTGACTGCATACTGCAACTCCTTCAACTTGTGCACGACCAACCGGGGGTCGCATTGCATGAGGAAAGATCGATATGAACGCCAAGAGTTTTGAGGACCTTTGGCACATCCCTTGATCATGTCTCAAACGGTTGTGGCGAATTTTCACCGTGAACCGCTGGCGGGCAATTGCAAAAAGATTCACTTTGAATAAGATCAGCTAAGCCTGATCTTCGGATAGTGCTTATATAATATTGGATGTAAAAAACATCACAGGTCAAATCACCTTGCTCAACAGGCCCTACGATCTTCCACCTGTAAGTTCGCTTATCAGCTTTGAGGCTGCTGCGCGGCATGTAAGCTTCAAGACCGCTGCAGAAGAGCTGAACGTCACGCCGGCCGCAATCAGCCATCAGGTCAAAGCGCTGGAAAACGAGCTGCAATGCGCGCTGTTTCTGCGCCATCATCGCGGCGTGGAACTTACTGAAAGCGGTGCTTATCTTCTTGTTGCCCTTCAACGTGGTCTGGAAGGCATCAGCGAAGCACTTGGGCAGTTGCGGCGTCAATATGACAGAAAAGGTGTAACGATCCGCTCAACCACGGCTGTCAGTTCACTTTGGCTCACCCCGCGCCTTGCGCAATTCTGGAAGCAATACGGACATGTTTCCGTGACGCAGGTCGTGACTGACCTCGGCATCGACACGTCAAAATGCGACCTAAGTATCCATTAC includes:
- a CDS encoding FAD-dependent oxidoreductase translates to MQSHAKVVVVGGGCVGASILYGLTEHGCSDAVMLERTTLTSGSTWHAAGLLVTFVRSHNVSKMTMETIRIYTEVEEKMGSSVGLRKVGQLRVANTEKRWDEFQSYISIAEAAGVPCQLLTPEEIAEIHPLLNQSSDIRGGILHTEDGYVNPADITMALAKLARDAGAKVYQNTEAQAYEKLDNGHWKVTTNQGEITCEHLIFATGNYARENARRVGLDLPCIPIVHQYWTTETVPLLKERRAQGLPEFPILRDEDYGAYLREDVGGIQFGPYEFTKDLKLFAEDRVPPEFGADLLPEDFDAVETQWERAIERVPTLGEVGIKANTRGPFQMTPDELPLAGPAPGHENLWLAEGMPGGILWGGTVGNRLAKWIVDGDPGMDMSELDPRRFSDYASKRWTMDKVRETWGTHMDAHVPGEDFPDARPMKTMGSYDLLTAQGAVWTSFNGYEFPRWFAKSPEEAIPEHSFRRTNHMERVQEEVRTTREEAGFIEMSPMTKFTVRGPGAAKWLDSLMANKLPKVGRMTLSLMLNDKGGMDAEYTIVRYADDDFYLISTPNWRAYNWDQLQRVLPGDGSVVIEDISEQLGVIALAGPKARDILQPLTDNDLSNEAFPWLSAQMGEVGYAKGVHLLRVSYTGELGWELHHPVGYNRHLVDLLLKSGVKPFGLEALESMRLEKSYRAINREICKDLTPYEADLGRFVAMTEKIGGQVAERDFIGKAALQQQQEQGGYNTLVTLKLPFCDTSVMFDEGVYADGKLIGRVTSGGFSYYCNHDIAMALVPHEMTAPGTKMQVLIHNEMREAEVIDTCAVDPTSARARA